A window of the Serratia sarumanii genome harbors these coding sequences:
- the ccmI gene encoding c-type cytochrome biogenesis protein CcmI: protein MAFWLIICVLLAGAAALLVVPAMRHGKQSAATRDALNKAFYQDRLSELEQDEQQGVVAERPELVKELQQNLLNDIPAEQAAQAKPINRWALVPGVLLLLAVTVGFYLKTGGLAQVLDWRLVQAQMPELRERVANERAKPLSMEEIARLGLGLRTALQQDDRNINDWMMLGRVGMALNNATTATQAFAHAYQLDPNSLEVRLGYAEVLTRSNDPEDNKQATQLLRRMIAENHGDPRVLSLLAFNAFEQGDFKQAIGAWQVMLQLLPANDPRAEVIKRSIAQAKAQAGGENVKLNVTVSLSPQAAKALPPQGTLVISVTDGVSPVPVAVKQLPLSRFPLSFSLDDGNAMMPERLLSAQHQVQVRVRLSQDGLATPQPGDWFGESSLQTFSGKEQVSVQINKQVTEK, encoded by the coding sequence ATGGCTTTTTGGCTGATTATTTGCGTGTTGCTGGCCGGCGCCGCCGCGTTGCTGGTGGTGCCGGCAATGCGCCACGGCAAGCAGAGCGCCGCCACGCGCGATGCGTTGAACAAGGCTTTTTATCAGGATCGTCTCAGCGAGCTGGAGCAGGACGAGCAGCAGGGCGTGGTGGCCGAGCGCCCGGAGCTGGTGAAAGAGCTGCAACAGAACCTGTTGAACGACATCCCGGCCGAGCAAGCGGCGCAGGCGAAACCGATCAATCGTTGGGCGCTGGTGCCGGGCGTGCTGTTATTGCTGGCGGTGACCGTTGGCTTTTATCTGAAAACCGGCGGATTGGCGCAGGTGCTGGACTGGCGTCTGGTGCAGGCGCAAATGCCGGAATTGCGCGAGCGCGTTGCCAATGAGCGCGCCAAACCGCTGAGCATGGAAGAGATCGCCCGCCTCGGGCTGGGGCTGCGCACCGCGCTGCAGCAGGACGATCGCAACATCAACGACTGGATGATGCTGGGGCGCGTCGGCATGGCGTTGAACAACGCCACCACCGCCACGCAGGCGTTTGCCCATGCTTATCAATTGGATCCGAATAGTCTGGAAGTGCGGCTCGGCTATGCCGAGGTCTTGACGCGCTCCAACGATCCGGAGGATAACAAGCAGGCGACGCAGCTGCTGCGGCGCATGATCGCGGAAAACCACGGCGATCCGCGGGTGCTGAGCCTGTTGGCGTTCAATGCCTTCGAACAGGGCGATTTCAAGCAGGCGATCGGCGCCTGGCAGGTGATGCTGCAGCTGCTGCCGGCCAACGATCCGCGCGCGGAAGTGATAAAGCGCAGCATTGCACAAGCAAAAGCCCAGGCAGGCGGAGAAAATGTTAAACTGAATGTGACCGTTTCGCTGTCACCGCAGGCGGCGAAAGCCTTGCCGCCGCAGGGGACGCTGGTCATTTCGGTCACTGACGGCGTTAGCCCGGTGCCGGTGGCGGTAAAACAATTGCCGCTGAGCCGTTTTCCGCTGTCTTTCTCACTGGATGACGGCAACGCCATGATGCCCGAGCGTCTGCTCTCGGCGCAGCATCAGGTGCAGGTGCGTGTGCGCCTCTCACAGGACGGATTGGCCACGCCGCAGCCGGGGGACTGGTTCGGCGAAAGCTCGCTGCAGACATTCAGCGGTAAAGAGCAGGTTAGCGTTCAGATAAACAAGCAGGTCACTGAAAAATAA
- a CDS encoding cytochrome c-type biogenesis protein CcmH yields MRLVVLLCAALLSWSAAAAIDTYRFNSVEQEQQYRELTEQLRCPKCQNNSIADSNAIIAADMRTKVYELMMQGQSKQQIIDYMVARYGNFVTYEPPVTPATLILWIGPLLFVLIGGAVVILRARRRPGAAVDDAFSERERQRLAALLQETDRKKP; encoded by the coding sequence ATGAGGCTGGTTGTCCTGCTGTGCGCCGCGCTGCTGAGCTGGAGCGCCGCCGCGGCGATCGATACCTATCGCTTCAACTCCGTCGAGCAGGAGCAGCAGTATCGCGAGTTGACCGAACAGCTGCGCTGCCCGAAATGCCAAAACAACAGCATTGCCGATTCCAACGCCATCATCGCCGCCGACATGCGCACCAAGGTGTACGAGCTGATGATGCAGGGGCAAAGCAAGCAGCAGATCATCGATTACATGGTGGCGCGCTACGGCAATTTCGTCACCTATGAACCGCCGGTAACGCCGGCGACGCTGATCTTGTGGATCGGCCCGCTGCTGTTCGTGCTGATCGGCGGGGCGGTGGTGATCCTGCGCGCCCGGCGCCGGCCTGGCGCGGCGGTGGACGATGCATTCTCCGAACGGGAACGGCAGCGCCTGGCGGCGCTGTTGCAAGAGACTGACAGGAAGAAACCCTAA
- a CDS encoding DsbE family thiol:disulfide interchange protein, giving the protein MNRKLLFIPLVLFLLLVAALMVQLTRNAGGEDPTMLESALIGKPVPTFRLESLDQPGKTYDQAVLRDGKPILLNVWATWCPTCRAEHQYLNTLAARGVRVVGLNYKDDRAKAVTWLNSLGNPYALSLYDGDGMLGLDLGVYGAPETFLIDGQGIIRYRHAGDMNERVWQQEVLPLYKKYGGEA; this is encoded by the coding sequence ATGAATCGTAAGCTGCTGTTTATCCCGTTGGTCCTCTTCCTGCTGCTGGTGGCGGCGCTGATGGTGCAACTGACGCGCAACGCCGGCGGCGAAGATCCGACCATGCTGGAATCGGCGCTGATCGGCAAACCGGTGCCGACCTTCAGGCTGGAATCGCTGGATCAGCCCGGCAAAACCTACGATCAGGCGGTGCTGCGCGACGGCAAGCCGATATTGCTCAACGTCTGGGCCACCTGGTGCCCGACCTGCCGCGCGGAACACCAGTATCTCAACACGCTGGCGGCGCGCGGCGTGCGGGTGGTCGGCCTGAACTATAAAGACGATCGCGCCAAGGCGGTGACCTGGCTGAATTCCCTCGGCAATCCCTATGCCCTCAGCCTGTACGACGGCGATGGCATGTTGGGGTTGGATCTCGGGGTCTACGGCGCGCCGGAGACCTTTCTCATCGACGGCCAGGGGATTATTCGCTATCGCCACGCCGGTGACATGAATGAGCGCGTCTGGCAGCAGGAAGTGCTGCCGCTGTATAAAAAGTACGGAGGTGAGGCATGA
- a CDS encoding heme lyase CcmF/NrfE family subunit, whose protein sequence is MMPELGSFLLCLALAIALLLSIYPQWGAARQDSRMMEVARPLTYGMFAAIALAFLCLVHAFVVNDFTVAYVATNSNTRLPVYYRIAATWGAHEGSLLLWVLLLSCWSLAVALCSRAMPQDAVARVLSVMGMITAGFLLFIIMTSNPFTRTLPNFPIDGSDLNPLLQDIGLIFHPPLLYMGYVGFSVAFAFAIASLMAGRLDTAWARWSRPWTTAAWVFLTLGIVLGSAWAYYELGWGGWWFWDPVENASFMPWLAGTALMHSLAVTEKRGTFKAWTVLLAITAFSLCLLGTFLVRSGVLVSVHSFASDPARGMFILAYLVIVIGGSLLLYAVKGGQVRSRVQHETFSRETFLLGNNVLLIAAMLVVLLGTLLPLVHKQLGLGSISIGEPFFNTMFTWLMAPLALLLGIGPLVRWRRDEPSKLWRRLGVALLATLALSILLPWLLQDSIAGMTVVGLIMALWVIILTLMELHERATHRHGFWRGLRQLSRSHWGMVLGHLGVAVTVIGIAFSQNYSVERDVRMKAGDSVDIHNYHFVFRDVHDIRGPNYSGGVGIIDVTRNGKPEATLHAEKRYYSVARSMMTEAAIDGGFSRDLYAALGEELDDGSWAVRLYYKPFVRWIWFGGVFMAIGGLLCILDPRYRMSKKLKREGKLEAQP, encoded by the coding sequence ATGATGCCGGAACTGGGCAGTTTTCTGCTGTGCCTGGCGCTGGCGATCGCGCTGCTGCTGAGCATTTACCCGCAGTGGGGCGCGGCGCGGCAGGACAGCCGCATGATGGAGGTGGCCCGGCCGCTGACCTACGGCATGTTCGCCGCGATAGCGCTGGCGTTTCTGTGCCTGGTGCACGCCTTCGTGGTCAACGATTTTACCGTCGCCTATGTGGCCACCAACTCCAATACCCGGCTGCCGGTGTATTACCGCATCGCCGCCACCTGGGGGGCGCATGAAGGTTCGCTGCTACTGTGGGTGCTGCTGCTGAGCTGCTGGTCGCTGGCGGTGGCGTTGTGCAGCCGGGCGATGCCGCAGGATGCGGTGGCGCGGGTGCTGTCGGTGATGGGGATGATCACCGCCGGTTTCCTGCTGTTCATCATCATGACCTCCAATCCGTTCACCCGCACGCTGCCGAATTTCCCGATCGACGGCAGCGATCTCAACCCGCTGCTGCAGGATATCGGCCTGATCTTCCACCCGCCGCTGCTGTATATGGGCTATGTCGGCTTCTCGGTCGCCTTCGCGTTCGCCATCGCCTCGCTGATGGCCGGCCGGCTCGACACCGCCTGGGCACGCTGGTCACGCCCGTGGACCACCGCGGCCTGGGTGTTCCTCACGCTGGGCATCGTGCTCGGATCGGCCTGGGCCTACTATGAGCTGGGCTGGGGCGGCTGGTGGTTCTGGGATCCGGTGGAGAATGCCTCCTTTATGCCGTGGTTGGCCGGCACCGCGCTGATGCACTCGCTGGCGGTGACCGAGAAACGCGGCACGTTCAAAGCCTGGACGGTGTTGCTGGCGATCACCGCCTTCTCGCTGTGCCTGCTGGGCACCTTCCTGGTGCGTTCCGGCGTGCTGGTCTCGGTGCACTCCTTCGCCTCCGATCCGGCGCGCGGCATGTTTATCCTCGCCTATCTGGTGATCGTGATCGGCGGTTCGCTGCTGCTGTACGCGGTCAAGGGCGGCCAGGTGCGCAGCCGGGTGCAGCACGAGACCTTCTCGCGCGAGACCTTCCTTCTGGGCAACAACGTGCTGCTGATCGCCGCCATGCTGGTGGTGCTGTTGGGCACGCTGCTGCCGCTGGTGCACAAACAGCTGGGGCTGGGCAGCATCTCGATCGGCGAGCCGTTCTTCAACACCATGTTCACCTGGCTGATGGCGCCGTTGGCGCTGCTGTTGGGCATCGGGCCTTTGGTGCGCTGGCGCCGCGATGAGCCGAGCAAGCTGTGGCGCCGCCTTGGCGTGGCGCTGTTGGCGACGCTGGCGCTGTCGATTCTGCTGCCGTGGCTGCTGCAGGACAGTATCGCCGGCATGACGGTGGTGGGTTTGATCATGGCGCTGTGGGTGATCATCCTGACGCTGATGGAGCTGCATGAGCGCGCCACCCACCGTCACGGTTTCTGGCGCGGCCTGCGGCAGCTGTCCCGCAGCCACTGGGGCATGGTGCTCGGCCACCTCGGCGTGGCGGTGACGGTGATCGGCATCGCCTTCAGCCAGAACTACAGCGTGGAGCGCGACGTGCGGATGAAGGCCGGCGACAGCGTGGATATTCACAACTATCACTTCGTGTTCCGCGACGTGCACGACATTCGCGGCCCGAACTACAGCGGCGGCGTCGGCATCATCGACGTCACGCGCAACGGCAAGCCGGAGGCGACGCTGCACGCGGAGAAACGCTACTACAGCGTGGCGCGCAGCATGATGACCGAAGCGGCGATCGACGGCGGTTTCAGCCGCGATCTGTACGCGGCGTTGGGCGAGGAGCTGGATGACGGCTCCTGGGCGGTACGCCTGTATTACAAACCCTTCGTGCGCTGGATTTGGTTCGGCGGCGTCTTTATGGCGATCGGCGGCCTGCTGTGCATCCTCGACCCGCGTTACCGCATGAGCAAAAAACTCAAGCGCGAAGGCAAGCTGGAGGCGCAACCATGA
- the ccmE gene encoding cytochrome c maturation protein CcmE has product MNPRRKSRLYLAIVVLIGIALTSTLMLYALRSNIDLFYTPGEILQGKGENHEKPEVGQRLRIGGMVMPGSVKRDPNTLQVSFKIYDARGAIGVTYTGILPDLFREGQGVVAQGVLGEGNVVNAREVLAKHDEKYTPPEVADAMKENHKGPAEAYNAPQAEGAKS; this is encoded by the coding sequence GTGAATCCACGTCGTAAAAGCCGCCTTTATCTGGCGATCGTTGTGCTGATCGGCATCGCGCTGACCTCGACCCTGATGCTGTACGCGCTGCGCTCCAACATCGATCTGTTCTATACCCCGGGTGAAATTTTGCAGGGCAAGGGCGAGAATCATGAGAAGCCCGAGGTCGGCCAGCGGCTGCGCATCGGCGGCATGGTGATGCCGGGCTCGGTGAAACGCGATCCCAATACGCTGCAGGTCAGCTTCAAGATTTACGACGCGCGCGGCGCGATCGGCGTGACCTACACCGGCATTCTGCCGGACCTGTTCCGCGAAGGGCAGGGCGTGGTGGCGCAGGGCGTGCTGGGTGAGGGCAACGTGGTCAACGCGCGCGAAGTGCTGGCCAAACACGACGAGAAATACACCCCGCCGGAAGTGGCCGACGCGATGAAAGAGAACCACAAAGGCCCGGCGGAAGCGTATAACGCGCCGCAGGCGGAGGGCGCCAAGTCATGA
- the ccmD gene encoding heme exporter protein CcmD, with translation MNAAFDSWSAFFAMGGYAFYVWLAVAATLISLLGLVAHTVWQRRQLLAEIGRRQARERRIRHAQQSKQKSAAPREKSL, from the coding sequence ATGAATGCCGCATTCGATTCCTGGTCGGCGTTTTTCGCCATGGGCGGTTACGCCTTCTATGTCTGGCTGGCGGTCGCCGCCACGCTGATTTCGCTGTTGGGGCTGGTGGCGCACACCGTCTGGCAACGGCGCCAGCTGCTCGCCGAGATCGGCCGCCGTCAGGCGCGCGAGCGGCGCATTCGCCATGCGCAACAATCAAAACAAAAATCCGCCGCACCGCGGGAGAAATCATTGTGA